In Methanobacteriales archaeon HGW-Methanobacteriales-1, one DNA window encodes the following:
- a CDS encoding inosine-5-monophosphate dehydrogenase produces MIRNLHAHDVMITEVVVSAPEDLVAAVNLKMVRANIGGVPVVKDEKLIGLITHRDVLLAGGEALKLKVEDLMSKDLVVVNKDTHLKDISKIMADTGYQRIPVVKGDKLIGLITQSCIIRAVADYLD; encoded by the coding sequence ATGATAAGAAATTTGCATGCCCATGACGTCATGATAACTGAAGTTGTGGTTTCAGCCCCAGAAGACCTGGTTGCTGCTGTTAATCTTAAAATGGTGCGTGCCAACATAGGTGGCGTCCCAGTAGTTAAGGACGAGAAGTTAATTGGTCTCATAACCCATAGAGATGTCCTTTTAGCCGGAGGAGAAGCATTAAAACTTAAAGTAGAAGATTTAATGAGTAAAGATCTAGTAGTGGTTAATAAAGACACTCACCTTAAAGACATCAGTAAAATTATGGCCGATACAGGGTATCAACGCATTCCAGTAGTTAAAGGCGATAAGTTAATTGGTTTAATAACACAAAGCTGCATTATAAGAGCTGTAGCAGATTATCTTGATTGA
- a CDS encoding ferredoxin:glutaredoxin reductase encodes MSSSEPDDSLVEDYYKKLKEEAEISGYHLNPDEVFTKELLSSILVNQQRYGYGACPCRLASGKNEEDLDLICPCDYRDPDLDEYGACYCGLYVSGEILRGKKELTSIPERRPTLEARKEAAGNFSDVGISASALPFPVWRCRVCGYLCARDEPPEACPICKVAKERFERFL; translated from the coding sequence ATGAGTTCCAGTGAACCTGACGATTCTCTGGTGGAAGATTATTATAAAAAACTTAAAGAAGAGGCAGAAATATCAGGTTATCATCTAAATCCAGATGAAGTATTCACTAAAGAGCTTTTATCCAGTATATTAGTAAACCAACAGCGCTATGGATATGGGGCTTGTCCATGTCGTTTGGCTTCAGGTAAGAATGAAGAAGATCTGGATTTAATTTGCCCATGTGACTATCGAGATCCTGATTTAGATGAATACGGGGCGTGTTATTGTGGATTATACGTTTCTGGTGAAATTTTAAGGGGCAAAAAGGAATTAACATCTATTCCCGAGCGAAGACCTACCTTGGAAGCGCGCAAAGAAGCTGCAGGTAATTTTTCCGATGTTGGAATTTCTGCATCGGCTTTACCATTCCCAGTCTGGAGATGCAGGGTGTGTGGGTATTTATGTGCACGTGATGAACCTCCAGAAGCCTGTCCTATTTGTAAAGTTGCCAAAGAAAGGTTTGAAAGATTTTTGTAA
- a CDS encoding phosphomethylpyrimidine synthase: protein MTQMEQAKKGHITPEMQEVARIEDMDIQKLIRGLSEGRIVIPRNVNRESTPCAVGEGLSTKINANVGSSSEMEDIDLEVEKALVAIQYGAHAVMDLSTGPGIKEIRKAILKSIDVPIGTVPIYEAGVAARSRGKTVIDMTEDDMFHAVENQAKDGVDFMTLHCGITKGTVDKLIRAERVMGVVSRGGAFLASWIKHNGQENPLYENYEYLLEIAYEYDVTLSLGDGLRPGCLSDATDIPQIQELITLGDLVQKARDADVQCMVEGPGHVPLDQIAANMKIQKTICKGAPFYVLGPIVTDMAPGYDHITSAIGGAIAASSGADFLCYVTPAEHLTIPGIDDVKEGVIASKIAAQAADVSLGLKSAWENEKKMSHARRNFDWEKQFELAFDSEKPKKFRKECPVEEDDMCAMCGEYCALRLARDDF from the coding sequence TTGACACAGATGGAACAAGCAAAAAAAGGCCATATAACTCCAGAAATGCAAGAAGTGGCTAGAATCGAAGATATGGATATTCAAAAGCTTATCAGAGGTTTATCAGAGGGCCGTATCGTAATACCTCGTAATGTCAACCGTGAATCGACTCCATGTGCTGTGGGTGAAGGTTTAAGCACTAAAATTAATGCTAATGTAGGCTCTTCCTCAGAAATGGAAGATATTGATCTGGAAGTGGAAAAAGCACTGGTGGCCATACAATATGGTGCTCATGCAGTAATGGATTTAAGTACTGGTCCGGGAATTAAAGAGATTAGAAAGGCCATATTAAAATCTATTGATGTTCCTATTGGAACGGTGCCTATTTATGAGGCTGGTGTAGCAGCACGATCCCGTGGGAAAACCGTAATTGACATGACGGAAGATGATATGTTCCATGCTGTGGAAAACCAGGCCAAAGATGGTGTGGACTTCATGACATTGCACTGTGGGATTACTAAAGGCACGGTTGATAAATTGATCCGTGCTGAAAGAGTAATGGGCGTAGTTAGTAGGGGCGGGGCCTTTTTAGCCTCATGGATTAAACATAATGGGCAGGAAAATCCTTTATATGAAAATTATGAATATTTATTGGAAATCGCATATGAGTACGATGTTACTTTGAGTTTGGGTGATGGATTACGTCCGGGGTGCCTGTCTGATGCTACAGATATTCCTCAAATACAGGAACTAATTACTCTGGGAGATTTAGTTCAAAAAGCAAGAGATGCTGATGTACAGTGTATGGTGGAAGGCCCAGGACATGTTCCACTGGACCAAATCGCGGCCAATATGAAAATTCAAAAAACAATCTGCAAAGGAGCTCCTTTCTATGTTTTGGGCCCTATTGTCACGGATATGGCTCCAGGTTATGATCATATTACTTCTGCTATTGGTGGGGCCATTGCTGCTTCATCAGGGGCTGATTTTTTATGTTATGTGACTCCTGCCGAGCATCTGACCATTCCGGGTATTGATGATGTTAAAGAAGGAGTAATTGCTTCTAAAATCGCAGCACAAGCTGCAGACGTTTCTTTAGGTCTTAAATCTGCCTGGGAAAATGAGAAAAAAATGTCTCATGCCCGGCGAAACTTTGACTGGGAAAAACAGTTTGAGCTGGCATTTGACTCTGAAAAACCTAAAAAGTTTAGAAAAGAGTGTCCAGTTGAAGAAGATGATATGTGTGCCATGTGTGGAGAATATTGTGCTCTTCGACTGGCTAGAGATGACTTCTAG
- a CDS encoding glutaredoxin family protein: MKLEHVDGEKKGEILLFALSTCGWCKKTRLLLEELGVDYDYVYVDLTEGDERNEVIENLKKWNTSLSFPTLVVNNDKSIVGFDKASIEEALG; the protein is encoded by the coding sequence ATGAAGTTAGAACATGTTGATGGTGAGAAAAAAGGAGAAATCCTCCTATTTGCCTTAAGCACATGTGGATGGTGCAAAAAAACAAGACTTCTATTAGAAGAACTAGGAGTAGATTATGATTATGTTTATGTGGATTTAACTGAGGGTGATGAGAGAAATGAAGTCATAGAAAATCTTAAAAAGTGGAATACTTCTTTATCTTTCCCAACCCTAGTTGTAAATAATGACAAATCCATTGTTGGTTTTGATAAGGCGTCTATTGAGGAGGCACTGGGATGA